From the Esox lucius isolate fEsoLuc1 chromosome 21, fEsoLuc1.pri, whole genome shotgun sequence genome, one window contains:
- the ropn1l gene encoding ropporin-1-like protein isoform X1, whose amino-acid sequence MFCHQSRHSIQNLYFPEMPPPDTMYCAQQINIPPELPDILKQFTKAAIRTQPQDILQWSAAYFTALSKGETLPVKQRLEMPLATQKTDTGLTPGLLKVLHKQLSSKEVISKEDLQQRWVGLCLPLEQLDTLLSLGNFSANIDWMQFLALGCSALGGTIISALKYACEILTENEEGGAARIPFEMFVGLYTYLAHLDGEIPQDQTDCFLSSLKETVERQGGMVQPANFRDETFPEM is encoded by the exons ATGTTTTGTCATCAATCAAGACATTCGATTCAGAAT CTATATTTCCCAGAAATGCCTCCCCCAGATACTATGTACTGTGCCCAGCAAATCAACATCCCCCCTGAGCTACCTGACATCCTCAAGCAGTTCACCAAAGCCGCAATCCGAACGCAACCGCAGGATATCCTTCAGTGGTCGGCAGC ATATTTCACTGCCCTGTCCAAAGGAGAGACACTGCCAGTGAAGCAGAGGTTGGAGATGCCTTTGGCCACACAGAAGACTGACACCGGTCTGACTCCTGGTCTGCTGAAGGTTCTACACAAACAG CTGTCCTCTAAAGAGGTGATCAGTAAGGAGGATCTTCAGCAGAGATGGGTGGGCCTGTGTCTTCCACTGGAACAGTTGGACACGCTGCTGTCCCTGGGAAACTTCAGTGCCAACATTGACTGGATGCAGTTCTTGGCACTGGGCTGCAGTGCTCTGGGTGGG ACCATCATCAGCGCCCTGAAGTATGCTTGTGAGATCCTGACGGAGAATGAGGAGGGTGGAGCAGCGAGGATCCCATTTGAGATGTTTGTAGGGCTTTACACCTACCTGGCCCACCTAGATGGAGAGATCCCCCAGGATCAGACTGACTGCTTTCTAAGCAGCCTAAAGGAGACTGT GGAACGCCAAGGAGGAATGGTGCAGCCTGCTAACTTCAGGGATGAGACTTTTCCTGAAATGTGA
- the ropn1l gene encoding ropporin-1-like protein isoform X2 — protein sequence MFCHQSRHSIQNLYFPEMPPPDTMYCAQQINIPPELPDILKQFTKAAIRTQPQDILQWSAAYFTALSKGETLPVKQRLEMPLATQKTDTGLTPGLLKVLHKQLSSKEVISKEDLQQRWVGLCLPLEQLDTLLSLGNFSANIDWMQFLALGCSALGGTIISALKYACEILTENEEGGAARIPFEMFVGLYTYLAHLDGEIPQDQTDCFLSSLKETVTKQNCMIQVADFYSHKKVRE from the exons ATGTTTTGTCATCAATCAAGACATTCGATTCAGAAT CTATATTTCCCAGAAATGCCTCCCCCAGATACTATGTACTGTGCCCAGCAAATCAACATCCCCCCTGAGCTACCTGACATCCTCAAGCAGTTCACCAAAGCCGCAATCCGAACGCAACCGCAGGATATCCTTCAGTGGTCGGCAGC ATATTTCACTGCCCTGTCCAAAGGAGAGACACTGCCAGTGAAGCAGAGGTTGGAGATGCCTTTGGCCACACAGAAGACTGACACCGGTCTGACTCCTGGTCTGCTGAAGGTTCTACACAAACAG CTGTCCTCTAAAGAGGTGATCAGTAAGGAGGATCTTCAGCAGAGATGGGTGGGCCTGTGTCTTCCACTGGAACAGTTGGACACGCTGCTGTCCCTGGGAAACTTCAGTGCCAACATTGACTGGATGCAGTTCTTGGCACTGGGCTGCAGTGCTCTGGGTGGG ACCATCATCAGCGCCCTGAAGTATGCTTGTGAGATCCTGACGGAGAATGAGGAGGGTGGAGCAGCGAGGATCCCATTTGAGATGTTTGTAGGGCTTTACACCTACCTGGCCCACCTAGATGGAGAGATCCCCCAGGATCAGACTGACTGCTTTCTAAGCAGCCTAAAGGAGACTGT AACCAAACAGAACTGCATGATTCAGGTGGCTGACTTCTACAGCCACAAAAAAGTGAGAGAATAG
- the ropn1l gene encoding ropporin-1-like protein isoform X3: MPPPDTMYCAQQINIPPELPDILKQFTKAAIRTQPQDILQWSAAYFTALSKGETLPVKQRLEMPLATQKTDTGLTPGLLKVLHKQLSSKEVISKEDLQQRWVGLCLPLEQLDTLLSLGNFSANIDWMQFLALGCSALGGTIISALKYACEILTENEEGGAARIPFEMFVGLYTYLAHLDGEIPQDQTDCFLSSLKETVERQGGMVQPANFRDETFPEM; encoded by the exons ATGCCTCCCCCAGATACTATGTACTGTGCCCAGCAAATCAACATCCCCCCTGAGCTACCTGACATCCTCAAGCAGTTCACCAAAGCCGCAATCCGAACGCAACCGCAGGATATCCTTCAGTGGTCGGCAGC ATATTTCACTGCCCTGTCCAAAGGAGAGACACTGCCAGTGAAGCAGAGGTTGGAGATGCCTTTGGCCACACAGAAGACTGACACCGGTCTGACTCCTGGTCTGCTGAAGGTTCTACACAAACAG CTGTCCTCTAAAGAGGTGATCAGTAAGGAGGATCTTCAGCAGAGATGGGTGGGCCTGTGTCTTCCACTGGAACAGTTGGACACGCTGCTGTCCCTGGGAAACTTCAGTGCCAACATTGACTGGATGCAGTTCTTGGCACTGGGCTGCAGTGCTCTGGGTGGG ACCATCATCAGCGCCCTGAAGTATGCTTGTGAGATCCTGACGGAGAATGAGGAGGGTGGAGCAGCGAGGATCCCATTTGAGATGTTTGTAGGGCTTTACACCTACCTGGCCCACCTAGATGGAGAGATCCCCCAGGATCAGACTGACTGCTTTCTAAGCAGCCTAAAGGAGACTGT GGAACGCCAAGGAGGAATGGTGCAGCCTGCTAACTTCAGGGATGAGACTTTTCCTGAAATGTGA